One genomic segment of Theobroma cacao cultivar B97-61/B2 chromosome 6, Criollo_cocoa_genome_V2, whole genome shotgun sequence includes these proteins:
- the LOC108662383 gene encoding protein MIZU-KUSSEI 1-like, whose translation MSCPTIDATTHISNGVTSVDCQKQVRSWRLLRSLMELLIPSCNCTFVDDHEIKHENYLRSYYPQPVCTSSSVITGTIFGYRRGKVSFCIQANSKSTNPILLLEFAVPTAVLAREMQGGILRIALECTNSGNDGNSDSVLSVPVWTMYCNGRKVGYAFKRRPSKADMDALRLMGSVVVGTGMISGKELDHDDELMYLRANFDRVRGSSHSESFHLIDPDGNIGQELSVFFFRSRP comes from the coding sequence ATGTCCTGTCCAACAATTGATGCCACCACCCACATAAGCAACGGTGTCACGTCAGTTGACTGCCAGAAACAAGTCCGTTCATGGCGGCTTCTTCGTTCCCTCATGGAACTCCTCATTCCAAGCTGCAACTGCACCTTCGTCGACGACCATGAGatcaaacatgaaaattacCTTCGCAGCTATTATCCACAACCTGTCTGTACTTCGTCTAGTGTAATTACAGGTACCATCTTTGGTTATCGCAGGGGAAAAGTGAGCTTTTGTATTCAAGCAAACTCAAAGTCCACCAACCCAATTCTCCTCCTTGAGTTTGCAGTCCCAACAGCGGTTTTGGCTAGAGAAATGCAAGGTGGTATCCTCCGGATTGCGCTGGAGTGCACCAATTCAGGGAATGATGGGAATTCTGATTCAGTTTTGTCCGTGCCAGTGTGGACTATGTACTGTAATGGAAGGAAAGTTGGGTATGCATTTAAGCGCAGGCCATCGAAAGCTGATATGGATGCTTTAAGGCTAATGGGTTCAGTTGTTGTTGGTACTGGAATGATTAGTGGAAAGGAACTCGATCATGACGATGAACTTATGTACCTGAGGGCTAACTTTGATAGAGTTCGTGGTTCATCTCATTCTGAATCATTCCATTTGATTGATCCGGATGGAAACATTGGTCAGGAGCTtagtgttttctttttccgGTCACGGCCGTGA